The genomic stretch ATTGAGCCTTACCATTTTTTATTTTTGCATATCTTTTAGATTTCATATCTAAAAGACGTAACGTGATAAATTCATCTTCGTTAAAAGGAGCTGTTATATACATCACTTCTCCTTCATTGTAAGCAATTACTAGAGCCCTGGTACTTTGTCCACCTTTCCATCCAACCCAGCGATCTTCTTTAAAAAAAGCCATTCCGTCAATTTCTGGCTTGATTGGATCAGTCCTTTCGATATTCGCAACCTCGCTCATTTTTTTACTTTTCCTTTTTAACGTAACTGTTGAAATGGTGATATCTTCTTCAGCATTTTTGGTATATTGAATAACTTTACTAATGGTTAATCTCGAATTAGTCCCAACAACTTTTTGAATATTTTCCACATTTGTCACTAACGCTTCACTCGTTATTTTATTGAGGGGGGTAAGCACTTTTAAAATTGAAGCAGCTGATGTATTATGACTCAACAAAACCGTTGTAGATAAGCGTAGTTGAAAGTCACGTTCAAATACTTCCAATATGTTCAAAATACCCTCTTTCGCTAACTCTTCACTAATAACTAAAACCTCTAAATGTGGAAAGCTAACATAACGGGAAGTCTTTTTAAAACTATGCCAAATAGCTTCTCCCGGCGTTTTCCCTTCACCTTCAAAATTAATAATGCTAGGTCCTCCACTTGAGCTAGTAGCGGTTGATACATTTGAGGGGTTAACAACTTGAAGTGTTGCTTTGTACGGACTGTTTTCTCCCTTATCTAAAGCAATGCCTAAAACAAAGCTCAGCTCATTAATTTCACGATAGTCAGCGCATCCACTCAATAAGGTGAAAACAAAAGCTACTAGTACACATTTGCTTATTGCTTGACTATAACGCTTCACATCAATCACCCTCTTCTTACTTTTTATCCCTAACGACGTTTCTCTTTCTTTTCATCATCTTCCAAGGTAAACGAATAAAGTTATCTTGCTGAGCAGCTGCATTGAATGGAGAAATAGGTGAAAAGTAAGGTACACCAAAGGAAGAGAGCTTTGCAAGATGAAAAACAATAACAAATAAAGTGAGAATAATACCATATAGCCCTATGAAAGCTCCCATCACCAACATGACAAATCGTAACATTCGAGCTGAGCCACCGATGTCATATTGAGGAACTGCAAAACTACTTATGGCTGTCAAAGCTACAATGATAGTAGATATAGCGGATACAAACCCAGCTTCTACGACTCCTTGTCCAATAATTAACGCTCCAACGATCGATGCAGCTTGCCCTGATGCCCGAGGAATTCGTATGCCTGCTTCACGTAATATTTCAAACGTAATATCTAACAAAAAGATTTCTACAATTGTCGGAAACGGTACTCCTTCTCGCTGGGCAGCGATACTAATAGCTAAACCTGTTGGTATCATGCCAATGTGATGGGTAACAAGAGCCACATACAAACCAGGTGTAACAAGAGATAACACAAAAGCAAAGATTCGAATTAACCTTACCATTGAACTGATATCGGCTTTTTCATAATAGTCTTCAGCCGTTTTAAAAAAATCCATAAATAATGTTGGTAATATGATGGCAAAAGGGGTACCGTTGATTAAAACAACAATTCGCCCTTCAAGAAGGTTTCCTACAATTACATCTGGTCGCTCTGTAGTGCACGTTAAAGGAAATGGGGAATACTCCTCTCCTTCT from Bacillus sp. 1780r2a1 encodes the following:
- a CDS encoding Ger(x)C family spore germination protein; amino-acid sequence: MKRYSQAISKCVLVAFVFTLLSGCADYREINELSFVLGIALDKGENSPYKATLQVVNPSNVSTATSSSGGPSIINFEGEGKTPGEAIWHSFKKTSRYVSFPHLEVLVISEELAKEGILNILEVFERDFQLRLSTTVLLSHNTSAASILKVLTPLNKITSEALVTNVENIQKVVGTNSRLTISKVIQYTKNAEEDITISTVTLKRKSKKMSEVANIERTDPIKPEIDGMAFFKEDRWVGWKGGQSTRALVIAYNEGEVMYITAPFNEDEFITLRLLDMKSKRYAKIKNGKAQLTMDVKGNATISEIIGPYELANNEDLKPLEKVTEKKLEEEIQQMFKFSQKLGVDSFGYGEQLAIQHPAQWSKFKDSWRSIYKNAETNVRVDISIKTEGARKNSIKFYERGSGHDN
- a CDS encoding spore germination protein — encoded protein: MKTSENKLLVDSKQFQQQLAEDLGANSDLITRVFTIDKKSELVIAYIESICDIHVIQSAIVKPINELFEHSSVENLKQHHELVQHLRNYSLSAARIQTIDSWTGVLDALVSGNTVIFVPKSPEVIVVGTKSIESRSVTEPTTQVLVRGPKDGFTEMLQTNIALIRSRIQSSKLKVELSKLGTTTQTDIAVMYIDGVVDQSILESVKKKLADIKIDGVLESRYLESFLEGEEYSPFPLTCTTERPDVIVGNLLEGRIVVLINGTPFAIILPTLFMDFFKTAEDYYEKADISSMVRLIRIFAFVLSLVTPGLYVALVTHHIGMIPTGLAISIAAQREGVPFPTIVEIFLLDITFEILREAGIRIPRASGQAASIVGALIIGQGVVEAGFVSAISTIIVALTAISSFAVPQYDIGGSARMLRFVMLVMGAFIGLYGIILTLFVIVFHLAKLSSFGVPYFSPISPFNAAAQQDNFIRLPWKMMKRKRNVVRDKK